The sequence below is a genomic window from Macadamia integrifolia cultivar HAES 741 chromosome 1, SCU_Mint_v3, whole genome shotgun sequence.
agagccgaacggacctgaccgagggtccctccttcgccgaacggacctgaccgagggtccttccTTCGTTTGGGAATTCggctaaagccgaacggacctgaccgagggtccctccttcggttgggagtccggccagagccgaacggacctgaccgagggtccctccttcggttgggagtccggccaaagccgaacggacctgaccgaaggtccctccttcggttggaaGTTCGGCCAAAgacgaacggacctgactgagggtccctccttcgattGGGAGTCCGGCcagagccgaacggacctgaccgaaggtccctccttcggttgggagtccggccagagccgaacggacctgaccgagggtcccaccgtCGGTTGGGaatttggccaaagccgaacgaacctgaccgagggtccctccttcggctgggagttcggccaaagccgaacggacctgaccgagggtccctccttcggttgggagtccggccagagccgaacggacctgatcgaaggtccctccttcggttggaagtccggccaaagccgaacggacctgaccgagggtccctccttcggttgggaattcggctaaagccgaacggacctgaccgagggtccctccttcggttgggagttcggccagagccgaacggacctgaccgagggtccctccttcggttgggagttaagccaaagccgaacggacctgaccgagggtcccaccttcggttgggaattcggccaaagccgaacagacctgaccgagggtccctccctcggcagggggctcggtaaagccgaacggacttgaccgagggtTCCCCCTTCGGTCGGgggttcggccaaagccgaacggagctgaccgagggtcccaccttcggcagGGGGCTCTGTAAAGCCGATCCGAAGCGGCCAAAGGTCTTTCTCTCGATCGACCCCAAGCCTCGGTCACCAGTAATGtcaaggccgaaggaacaagtcaaccaaagaagaagatggttactcccacaggaagaagctcctagtggaagtaagggggctcctgatatagccaaaataacctctcggtgggggcaatgacacgtgtcacctctgagacacgtgtcctccgccagacgaaggttccgaGAAACCACTCATgctcgagcacgctcaatcaccgaggcacgctcgcaaaatcacgcgggatcacgtcgtctgcatgaggggaatattccccccagaaggttggacgtattcgagtgggactctaaagggaagaagggggaaaaccctaaacccgaagagctatataagaaggcacggaagaaagagggaggtaagttctgatactctcaccattactcccttattgaactgtgcggccgaccctgacttgagcgtcggaggactaaccccagacaaagctccgggcctccgtcgtctgtgtttgtgtaggttcgactagcggggtatttttggcagcaacacctTTCTTTCTGGATCACCACCCCAACAATGCCTGGATTAACGCTTGGAGATACTCTTCCCAACATAGAAGTGGAGACCACCCATGGAGGGTTCCAGCTTCATGACTTTCGCAACAGTATGCAATACAGAATTGTGCAGGATTACAGCTTACATTGAGAAATGCTGGGCCTCTCTTGCGACGACATCAGACTCATAATGACTGGATCAAGGACATCGAAGCCTAACTCACCAATCAATTTCAGATTTATTTGGAGGGttctctaattttattttattttttgcaccTGCCCCCAGTTTGAGATTAATCTATttttagaggaaattacactcctcTCCCTcgtacaacaacaataaacataaccttcccaactaaatggggtcagctacttGGATCCAATGTTCTCCCTTGTATTTTACCTAAATATCACTCACCCTCCCCTAAGGTTTTCATATTCTAACTACTGTCCTAGACCGTGAGTTAAGTGATGACCTCAGACTTATTCATTTTAATACCCATATTACCCTGATATCTCCCAACGTCTCCAATGAGGAGGCGAAGGAGTTGGAATCTAGGCTAAAGAGGTTCCCTCAGGCAAGAACTACCTCTGCTACATCAACGTTTGATGTTCCCTCATATCCACATCTCTTCATCCTTTCCCTCCTTTCGCAAAGGACTTAGATTTATATTAAATGCGatgggttttgggattttagaGACAAGGGTAATTTATCTTTTGTCATATATCCAAGCCTCTTAGGGAATAATGAAACGATAGTTAGAATCTAGGAACCTCAGGGGAGGGTTCTAAACTTCTAATAGTTTTCAAATTATTGGGGAGGTGAATGCTATTTAAGTAAAGGTCAGGGGAGGGGAATGTGATTTCCTCTTAAGTTCAATAGGTTTGGATTAGAGACGGCAGTGAAGCTGTCTgcaaaaaaatttccccttcTCAGAGCTTCTGAACTCTCATCTCACAACTCAAATTTTCTGTTCCCATTCACAAAACTTGattcttctcttgttcttccATGCCTCCGTTCTCAACCAGGAAGGATGATTGCAGAGGCCAGGCCTTTTAACTTTGAATGATTGCAATAAAGACCACACCAAAGCAGTATCTTGGAACTGTTGAGCATGAAGGTGATGCAATCCTCAATTAGTTAAGTACGGAGATCAGGAAGAGAGACCCAGCAGCTTCACTCCAGCACACCCCTCGGCTTGCCCACCCTCTCCTGCCAACCCAAGGAGAAGTGAAGAGAGAAATTGGCTGCAACGGTAAAAGCCAGAAATTGGTTTATGTATGGTAATACAATGAACTGTTCAGATTTATCTAGAAATAGATCAACAGCTGACATTTAATTGGCTCTTAAAAGTACTGAGTGCTCGAGCACCGCTACCGCTCACCTTTTTTCTATTACTGAAAATATTATACGTCAtaaagcccccccccccccccccaaaaaatacaaatagaTAAAGCATCTGCCTACTCCAAAACAGAGGCATCCAAGACTTGGCAATAAAACAAGGCCAGGCCATGGAATGATGCCACAGATATACAATTATCAGTGTACTTGTAAGTCTGAAAAATGGTGATGTTCCACCTGCTAGTCAACCTTATTTAAGGAGGGGCACCAAGCATATAAGAAGCCCACACTTGTTGCTATGCAGATGGGACTTTGACATCTGATGTTAGCCAGACCATCCCCTCTGGGAACCGCCAGATGACTGCACATTCAACTTGTGAAGAATGCTATTAACATCCACCGGTTGACCACTTTCCTCCAGCCTGTGGATCACAGCTGCAACATGATCTCTCGAGTAACCCATGCTCACAGCCTTCTCAATCAGCTCGCTATACATATGGCTACGCATCATCTGCGATGGGCTTGGATGGCGGACCAAAAGACTACCACCAGCAGGAGTCTGTGGATTCTGTAGAGAGGTATGTGTTGTTGGAGGATACCCACCCTGTGAATAGTGTGCGGGTGGTGGCTGAGGGGTTCGTCCATCCTCCCCATCATACATCATGTATCCTTGTCCTTGGGGCTGTGGTGGATGGTGTCCAGCACCTGAGAAGGAGCCATCATTGAGATGCACTCCAAAAGTGTTCTGGTTGGTTGACAGCGGTGGTTGCCTCTGAATGTTATGCTGAGGAGGAAGCAACTGCTGAACTGTTGTTCTGACGGCCCCACCATAACCATAAGCCATGGATTCTGTGCGGCTCACTCCAGATGGAGGGACTCCAGAAAACGAGACCTGCATTGGCATACTGGCTGAGAAGGTCTCAGGAGGCGGGTTTGCAGGATGGGTAGGTGAGTAGGTTGAATATGCTGTTGTTGTCTGAGGTCTAACCTGAGGTTGTGGAGATGGTTGTTGTGGTGGTTGTACCTGACGGGGGAACTGCTGTGGCCACTGCTGTTGGTAAGGGGGAAAGGGGTGCATTTGCTGGGTTTGACCGACTAGAGGCTGTGGAGGCTGTGGTGCCTGCCTGGACAAGTCATGCATTTGGGGCGTTTGGTATTGGGTATCTGCTTGTAAATATTGGTCCTGAGGTTGATGATGTGTTTGGGGCAGCGGATTAGGCAAATGATTCTGTGGGGGATAATAGGAAGGTGGCTGAACCTGCTGAACCTGAGCATGAACAGTCTGAGGAAGGGTTTGACGTGGAGCTGCCAAAGGCTGTAGCTGTTCCACAGGCCTAGGTGGCTGGGAGGACGATACAGCCACTTGATGGGGTAAAGCAAGAGCCAACTGTAGGTTCTGCCTTTCTGGTGTGCAAACAACTTTTTGGCTATCAGAAGCAAATGGTGCACCTCCCTCTTCCTTGTGCTGCAGATGAATACTGCTCGAGGATTCTTTCTGCGCAAGCTGAAGCTTGGCTAGTTGTTTCTGAGTTTCAGCAAGTTCTTGCTTGTCTCTAAGGATTTGCATGTACCTGTGGACCTGAAGAAATCATTAAAAGCCACATTAACACAAATTTCCCAGGTTTGAGTGAATAGAAATGCAAACAAGCCATTCAAAAGAGGAGAAATCACTCAAGTACACGTAATATTTCTGTTTCTAAGATATCACCAGATATCACATATTCATAGTGGAGGATGAACATTGAAGATGTTCACCCAGTACACATCTGACGCTTGCACTACCCAAGCCAAAGCTAATAAAGCAACTCATTCACAATAAGAGTGGgcattcaaatatgataaccAGCACCACAGCCTTCGGATAATTAAACATGAGCACCACCTACTATATGTAAACAGAGAGCATTACTTGTAAGAGAAAATCCTACAGAAATATAATTGACACattcacaaatttttttcttactacAGAAGCCATTATCTCTCACCATGCACATTCTACCTGCCTCTATGTGTCAACTGTCAAATGGCAAAATTTACTGAAGCAACTTCAGTAGGTCAGCAACATTCTTGCAGAATAAGAAGATTTAGATTGTCATGATCAATTTGTGGGGTGGAAGTATCTAAACCCATACAGAACCTAGgttaaataaaaatgataattttaGGAACACTAGAATAGTATACATTTCTTCTTTTGGTGCTAACAAACAGTGTAAACTCATAACGGTATACACTTACTTCTTGTAGGTGTTTCTCAAGAGACCTAAGCTTTGAATTTGCTTCACTATGCTTTTCAACCAAATCAGATCGCATTTCTCCCACTGATTTCTCAAGATTGTAGCAATATAATTCCAGTTGTGACAGACGGCTACTAATTCCCTCAAGGAAACGAAGTAGGTTGTCGGCATATTTTTTCACAGTCTTTTCCATAGTAGAAATCAGATCCTGGTTAAGGGATTCTTCTTGATGATTATAGGCATGTAACAATGAGGATCTCCCCGTCTTGCCTTCCTGAAAGTCACAACATAAATCAGAGAAACCATGAATTTTGTGGATTACAGAGGATAAAAAACAGTATAATGAATTAGAAACACATAAAAATCATGCCACCAACTTCCTCCTAAAATGAAAAGACATGAAAACTCAATTTGAATGAATATAGGAATACAGCTGTCCATCTCTAATCACATTAACCACGAATTATACAAAATAACTTGTTATTCCTGTGATGATATCTGATCAACAAAGGCATCACAACCGACAAGAGATGTTGCAATTTCATTGCTTAGTTCTCCAAAGAACCATTGGTCGCTTTGTTTCAGACAGAAATTTAGCAATCTTAACAGATGTCAAAGAGATCGTATCAACCTACTGGGGCATAAAAAGAGGTTTTCGGTGCTTAAAGATCAGTTTCATGGCAAAACTTCAAGAGAATTTTATGGatatattagatttttattattctGTAAGTGCATCTCTGcctattgattttattgttttaaggAATCTGAAACTGCAAACCCCAGAAATAACCTACTTGAAGGCCTTTCGAACAGGGTCCACTCATTATGCTTGAATCCAACTACTATCTTCGCGAAAGATTTCAACTTGATTTGGGGCCATTTACTACGCAACAAGAATTTTACCTGAGCTAGTCAATATGAGACTCCCGATTCGTCAAAGTCAGTTTAAATAAATTGCTTAGGAGTATTATTTTGTTCATTTATACTTTGGTGTCGTGCGCTAATTACCTGCACTGTTTGCAGTTGTCATGCATCAAACAGGAGTATAAAGAATTCTTTTCCTCAGTCATCACTACTATTTTCCCAAATTGTAAAAATCTAATCTGCTAGTCTAATTTGGATTAAACATCATAAGTACTTTTTTCAACTAAATATAAATGATTGATGTGATCAAAAGTAATACAAACAACAAAAACGTTAGAAAAAGGACTACTCTATTCCTCAAAATTGGCTTCCAAGACTTTTGCACAGATTTGGCACATAAGCTACATGGAGTTTCAAACAATACCAGGAAAAAATTAACCTTCCATGGGAGAGTCCACAGGCTTAAAACATATAGATTTTCCTCCTCAAAAAATTTATCTTGAGTTTACCTTTttcattcccaaaaaaataaaaatgacctTGATAAAGTTCTACTGATCCAACCAGAACAAGTGAAATCAAATATACAAGTACAATACCACCACAAGCCTTACTCTACAAGTATATTCAAAATTAAGCTCTTGGAGTCTATCCATCAagacagcatgcaattcagtaAGGACCAAAGTTTGATGTTGGATAAACCCCGAAACCACAGCATCTTAGTAAGATCCCCACTTACATAGCCCCAGTCATCATAGAGCTAACATGATTAATGCCATAGAGATCAATTATTGATACGGAACAGGGTTCCAAAAAAACCAAGAACCAGatcacttatgggcccacaagaatgattgATAGCTTAAGAGCTTAGGTGGCAAACCTGTAATATCCAAAGCAAAACAGGTCTTTAAAAGTAAGAAATTAGCAACTGGGGTAGTTCTggaattaaaaatttaaaataatggTCTATTCTGGAAATTGAAGAGGAGTGGGTACAAACAGAACTAAAGTTCAGCTAAGGGGGGTTTATGTAATTATAAGTAATTGTCCTTACTTGTAAATTTAGATACTtgccttcttcaaccttagaAACCCATGATACAACAAAACTGGCAAAGATCTAGGCTGGTTCCGATCGAGAGAACTCATCCAAATCACCTTCGTTCACACTGAAATTTCAGAAGAAGGTGGGAAACTCGATGGCCTCTCGTTTCCAACCGACAAATCATCaaccaaagaaaatcaactGTTGCTGCAACTTGGATCTG
It includes:
- the LOC122079204 gene encoding mediator of RNA polymerase II transcription subunit 15-like; the protein is MASGSSGRTGSGVSKGFDFGSDDILCSYDDLGNQEALTGNHRDPVMSSNSGKEGKTGRSSLLHAYNHQEESLNQDLISTMEKTVKKYADNLLRFLEGISSRLSQLELYCYNLEKSVGEMRSDLVEKHSEANSKLRSLEKHLQEVHRYMQILRDKQELAETQKQLAKLQLAQKESSSSIHLQHKEEGGAPFASDSQKVVCTPERQNLQLALALPHQVAVSSSQPPRPVEQLQPLAAPRQTLPQTVHAQVQQVQPPSYYPPQNHLPNPLPQTHHQPQDQYLQADTQYQTPQMHDLSRQAPQPPQPLVGQTQQMHPFPPYQQQWPQQFPRQVQPPQQPSPQPQVRPQTTTAYSTYSPTHPANPPPETFSASMPMQVSFSGVPPSGVSRTESMAYGYGGAVRTTVQQLLPPQHNIQRQPPLSTNQNTFGVHLNDGSFSGAGHHPPQPQGQGYMMYDGEDGRTPQPPPAHYSQGGYPPTTHTSLQNPQTPAGGSLLVRHPSPSQMMRSHMYSELIEKAVSMGYSRDHVAAVIHRLEESGQPVDVNSILHKLNVQSSGGSQRGWSG